One segment of Candidatus Manganitrophus noduliformans DNA contains the following:
- the tuf gene encoding elongation factor Tu: MAKAKFERTKPHVNIGTIGHVDHGKTTLTSAITKVLADKKYAEYLAYDQIDKAPEEKERGITIAIAHVEYQTDKRHYAHVDCPGHADYVKNMITGAAQMDGAILVVSAADGPMPQTREHILLARQVGVPYIVVFLNKADMVDDKELLDLVELEVRELLSKYEFPGDDIPVVVGSALKALEGDKGEMGEQAIMKLMEAVDSYIPTPTREIDKPFIMPIEDVFSISGRGTVVTGRCEKGIVKVGDEIEIVGIKATQKTVVTGVEMFRKILDQGQAGDNVGVLLRGTKKEDVERGMVLAKPGSITPHTNFKAEAYILTKEEGGRHTPFFNGYRPQFYLRTTDVTGVVKLAEGVEMVMPGDNVTMDVELIMPIAMQEGLRFAIREGGRTVGAGVITKVIK; the protein is encoded by the coding sequence ATGGCGAAGGCGAAATTTGAGCGGACGAAGCCGCACGTGAACATTGGGACGATCGGGCATGTGGATCATGGGAAGACGACCCTGACCTCTGCGATCACAAAAGTATTGGCCGACAAGAAGTATGCGGAGTATTTGGCGTACGACCAGATCGACAAAGCCCCGGAAGAGAAAGAGCGGGGGATCACCATTGCGATCGCGCACGTGGAGTACCAGACCGACAAGCGCCACTACGCGCACGTCGACTGCCCGGGGCATGCCGACTACGTCAAGAACATGATCACCGGCGCCGCCCAGATGGACGGAGCGATCCTGGTCGTCTCGGCCGCCGACGGCCCGATGCCGCAGACACGCGAGCACATCCTGCTGGCGCGCCAAGTGGGGGTTCCCTACATCGTCGTCTTCTTGAACAAAGCCGACATGGTCGACGACAAAGAGCTGCTGGATCTGGTGGAGCTGGAAGTCCGAGAGCTGCTGAGCAAATATGAATTCCCCGGCGATGACATCCCCGTCGTCGTCGGCTCCGCCCTCAAAGCGTTGGAGGGAGACAAAGGAGAGATGGGCGAGCAAGCCATCATGAAGCTGATGGAAGCCGTCGACAGCTACATCCCGACACCGACGCGCGAAATCGACAAGCCCTTCATCATGCCGATCGAAGACGTCTTCTCCATCTCCGGGCGCGGCACCGTCGTCACCGGCCGATGCGAGAAAGGGATCGTGAAAGTCGGAGACGAGATTGAAATCGTCGGGATCAAAGCCACCCAGAAGACCGTCGTCACCGGCGTCGAGATGTTTAGAAAGATCCTGGATCAGGGGCAAGCCGGAGACAACGTCGGCGTGCTCTTAAGAGGCACCAAGAAAGAAGACGTCGAGCGGGGCATGGTATTGGCGAAGCCGGGGAGTATTACCCCGCACACCAACTTCAAAGCCGAAGCCTACATCCTGACCAAAGAAGAAGGAGGCCGGCACACCCCGTTCTTCAATGGATATCGGCCGCAGTTCTATCTTCGAACCACCGACGTCACCGGAGTAGTGAAGCTGGCCGAAGGGGTTGAGATGGTGATGCCGGGAGACAACGTCACGATGGACGTGGAGCTGATCATGCCGATTGCCATGCAAGAGGGACTGCGCTTCGCCATCCGGGAAGGGGGCCGAACCGTCGGCGCCGGCGTGATCACAAAAGTCATAAAATAG
- the rpmG gene encoding 50S ribosomal protein L33: MRDIVTMACTDCKRRNYSTNKNKRNTPDRIELKKYCNSCRKHTAHKEVK; the protein is encoded by the coding sequence ATGCGCGATATCGTTACGATGGCTTGCACCGATTGCAAGAGACGGAACTATTCGACCAATAAGAACAAGAGGAACACTCCCGATCGGATTGAGCTCAAGAAGTATTGCAACTCCTGTCGCAAGCACACGGCTCATAAGGAAGTGAAATAA
- a CDS encoding ABC transporter permease yields MVAWAIAKNTFKEAVRSKILYSLIFFALVMMGVSLVLDQVTVGQRSKIIIDFGLASINLFGILIAIVVGIGLVYKEIEKRTIYPLLAKPVRRSEFLIGKYFGIVLTLGVEVVLMSFFLFLLMAIYGLSTDSRMFDLGLLAAIFLIFLEMAVIAAVAILFSSFSTPFLSGMFTLAVYVIGHLTEDLKRLGALSGSPALEKMTAFFYYLLPNLENFNIKGEVVYQLPVEAGRILLGLLYGLLYIGLLIFFSSMLFQRRDFR; encoded by the coding sequence ATGGTTGCTTGGGCGATTGCAAAAAATACATTTAAAGAGGCGGTTCGAAGCAAGATTCTCTATAGCCTCATTTTCTTTGCCCTGGTGATGATGGGGGTCTCGTTGGTGCTCGATCAGGTGACGGTCGGCCAGCGGAGCAAAATCATTATCGATTTCGGACTTGCCAGCATTAACCTCTTCGGGATTCTCATTGCGATTGTGGTCGGGATCGGCCTGGTCTATAAGGAGATCGAAAAGCGGACGATTTATCCGCTTCTCGCCAAACCGGTGCGACGGAGCGAGTTTTTGATCGGGAAATATTTCGGCATCGTCCTGACGCTCGGCGTCGAGGTGGTATTGATGTCGTTCTTCCTCTTCTTGTTGATGGCGATTTATGGGCTGAGCACCGATTCGCGGATGTTCGATCTTGGATTGCTGGCGGCGATCTTTCTCATCTTTCTAGAAATGGCAGTCATTGCGGCGGTTGCGATTCTCTTCTCCTCTTTCTCGACCCCCTTTTTGAGCGGGATGTTTACCTTGGCGGTTTATGTCATCGGCCATTTGACCGAAGACTTGAAAAGGCTCGGCGCCCTTTCGGGGAGCCCTGCTTTGGAAAAAATGACCGCCTTCTTTTATTATCTTCTCCCCAATTTGGAGAATTTTAATATTAAAGGAGAGGTCGTCTATCAGCTTCCGGTCGAAGCAGGACGGATCCTCTTGGGCCTGCTGTACGGCCTGCTCTACATCGGCCTGTTGATCTTTTTCTCCTCCATGCTTTTTCAGAGAAGGGATTTCAGATAA
- a CDS encoding ABC transporter ATP-binding protein: MKTLAIEIKHLTKKYRSGFWLKETESLSDLNLEVEAGSIFGFLGHNGAGKTTTIKLLIGVIHPTSGEAFILGRPISDITVKREIGFLPESPYFYDYLTGSEFLHFCGQLFGMTVKERAKRVDTLVELVGLKGSEDEQMRKYSKGMLQRIGLAQALINDPKLVILDEPMSGLDPVGRKDVRDIILRLKEEGKTVFFSTHVLTDAEMICDQVGIIIKGRLRSKGKLEALLNPKVRSIEVSLTGIAQDGLESLKSFSNTVLQRGGDFLVVLQEEAQLPSIMDWTTKRGGKIVSVVPRRESLEDIFMEEMKGAGR, translated from the coding sequence ATGAAAACACTCGCCATTGAGATCAAGCATCTCACGAAAAAATATCGATCCGGTTTTTGGCTGAAGGAAACGGAGTCGCTCTCCGATCTCAACCTGGAGGTCGAGGCCGGGAGCATCTTCGGATTTTTGGGACACAACGGGGCGGGGAAGACCACCACGATCAAACTGCTGATCGGCGTCATTCACCCGACTTCGGGAGAGGCCTTCATCTTGGGACGTCCCATTTCGGACATCACGGTCAAGCGGGAAATCGGATTCCTTCCGGAAAGCCCTTACTTTTATGATTACCTGACCGGATCGGAGTTCCTCCATTTTTGCGGTCAGTTGTTCGGGATGACCGTGAAAGAGCGCGCCAAGCGGGTCGATACTTTGGTAGAGCTGGTCGGCCTGAAGGGTTCGGAGGATGAGCAGATGAGGAAGTATTCCAAGGGGATGCTGCAGCGGATCGGCCTCGCCCAGGCCCTGATCAATGATCCCAAGCTGGTCATTTTGGACGAGCCGATGTCGGGACTCGATCCGGTCGGCCGGAAGGATGTCCGCGACATCATTCTTCGTCTGAAAGAGGAGGGGAAGACCGTCTTTTTCAGCACCCATGTCCTGACCGACGCGGAGATGATTTGCGATCAGGTCGGCATCATTATCAAAGGCCGGCTTCGCAGCAAGGGAAAATTGGAGGCATTGTTGAATCCGAAGGTGCGGTCGATCGAGGTCTCCCTGACCGGCATCGCACAGGACGGTCTGGAGTCTCTAAAGTCTTTCTCGAACACCGTTCTCCAACGGGGAGGGGACTTTTTGGTGGTTCTGCAAGAGGAAGCGCAACTTCCTTCCATCATGGATTGGACCACCAAACGGGGGGGGAAGATCGTTTCGGTCGTCCCACGAAGGGAGAGCTTGGAAGACATCTTTATGGAGGAGATGAAGGGGGCGGGTCGCTGA
- a CDS encoding Gfo/Idh/MocA family oxidoreductase, translating to MEQKRAGKKNIALIGSGYWGKNLLRNFHQLGVLKTVCDSDPARLSGFKETHPDLSYTTRFSDVLDDPQIDAVAIAAPAALHFELAKKALEGGKDVFIEKPLALDVTDGARLVTLAEKKNRILMVGHLLQYHPAILKLKALINDGELGKIDYIYSTRLNLGKIRSEENILWSFAPHDISVILMLLGELPKEVSTHGGNYLHPTIADVTFTNFTFGSGVRAHIFVSWLHPYKEQKMVIVGEKKMAVFDDVSPDRKLLLFPHKIEWINREPVPSRGDGEIVPLVMKEPLLEECLHFLDCISTRKKPKTDGAEGLRVLQVLQACQSSLHEQGRPVLIESAPKGKAEKKGFYIHPTGILDEGAKVGEGTKVWHFSHIMTGSEIGRNCNIGQNVVVSPQVKVGNGVKIQNNVSVYTGVILEDDVFCGPSMVFTNVINPRSAVSRKDEYKSTLVKRGATIGANATIVCGVTIGQYAFIGAGAVVTKDVPDFALIYGNPAAQHGWMCRCGVKLSFKGAKAVCSACEATYKKDKTGCHLLSSSTSGV from the coding sequence ATGGAACAAAAAAGGGCGGGTAAAAAGAACATCGCGCTGATCGGCAGCGGTTATTGGGGTAAAAATCTTCTGCGGAACTTCCATCAGCTCGGCGTCTTAAAAACCGTCTGCGACAGCGATCCCGCCCGTCTCTCCGGTTTCAAAGAAACCCATCCCGATCTTTCGTATACGACCCGATTTTCGGATGTACTCGACGATCCTCAAATCGATGCGGTGGCCATTGCGGCGCCCGCCGCGCTTCATTTTGAGCTCGCCAAGAAAGCGCTGGAAGGCGGAAAGGATGTGTTCATTGAAAAACCGCTTGCCCTCGACGTAACCGACGGAGCCCGACTGGTGACTCTGGCGGAGAAGAAGAACCGCATCTTGATGGTCGGCCATCTTCTTCAATACCATCCTGCGATTTTGAAGTTGAAGGCGTTGATCAATGACGGGGAGCTCGGAAAAATCGATTATATCTATTCGACCCGGCTGAACCTCGGAAAGATCCGAAGCGAAGAGAACATCCTCTGGAGCTTCGCCCCGCACGACATCTCGGTGATCTTGATGTTGCTCGGCGAGCTTCCGAAGGAGGTCTCCACGCATGGAGGGAATTATCTTCACCCGACCATCGCCGATGTCACCTTTACGAATTTTACCTTCGGCAGCGGGGTGAGGGCGCATATCTTCGTCAGCTGGCTCCATCCCTACAAAGAGCAGAAGATGGTGATTGTCGGTGAGAAGAAGATGGCCGTTTTCGATGATGTGTCGCCCGACCGGAAACTCCTCCTCTTTCCTCACAAGATCGAATGGATCAATCGAGAGCCGGTCCCCTCGAGGGGAGATGGGGAGATCGTCCCCTTGGTCATGAAGGAGCCGCTCTTGGAGGAGTGCCTTCATTTTCTTGATTGCATTTCAACCCGGAAGAAACCGAAGACCGATGGGGCGGAAGGGCTCCGTGTCCTTCAAGTGCTTCAAGCTTGCCAATCCTCTTTGCACGAGCAGGGGAGACCGGTCTTGATCGAAAGTGCACCGAAGGGGAAAGCTGAGAAGAAGGGGTTTTATATTCATCCGACCGGTATTCTAGACGAGGGGGCTAAAGTTGGGGAAGGGACGAAGGTTTGGCATTTCTCCCACATTATGACCGGTAGTGAAATCGGACGAAACTGCAACATCGGTCAGAACGTGGTCGTCTCCCCCCAGGTTAAGGTCGGCAATGGGGTGAAGATTCAGAATAATGTCTCTGTCTATACCGGCGTCATCCTGGAGGACGATGTTTTCTGCGGTCCGAGCATGGTCTTCACGAATGTCATCAACCCCCGGAGCGCCGTTTCGCGAAAAGACGAATATAAATCGACCTTGGTCAAACGGGGGGCGACCATCGGCGCCAACGCGACAATCGTCTGCGGGGTGACCATCGGACAGTATGCGTTTATCGGGGCGGGGGCGGTTGTTACAAAGGATGTTCCCGACTTTGCTCTGATTTATGGAAACCCGGCGGCGCAACATGGATGGATGTGCCGTTGCGGCGTAAAGCTGAGCTTCAAGGGAGCGAAGGCGGTTTGCTCAGCATGCGAGGCGACTTACAAGAAAGATAAAACAGGGTGTCATCTTCTTTCCTCCTCAACCTCCGGAGTGTAA
- a CDS encoding tetratricopeptide repeat protein — protein MNDRLIRRVGWIGLFLLIFFSMIYLKVFLSSRAEFRTAEAALAKGNDREAIIHYERAILWYLPIGGYVEPSAEALWKLATALEEKDKKLALEAFRSLRSGFYAARSFYTPGKEWIARSDQKIASLMAQEPPYSEADKKKTVEQRTEEALAILKRPLKPHTGWSIVLEIGFWGWVAGVLLFIMTGFNAENRVIPKRGLLLGGWIVFFYALWIVGMMNA, from the coding sequence ATGAATGATCGACTCATCAGACGCGTCGGATGGATCGGCCTCTTCCTCCTCATTTTTTTCTCGATGATCTATCTGAAGGTGTTCCTCTCTTCCAGGGCTGAATTCAGAACGGCCGAGGCGGCCTTGGCGAAGGGGAACGATCGCGAGGCGATCATCCATTACGAGCGGGCCATCCTCTGGTATCTACCGATCGGAGGATATGTGGAGCCTTCGGCCGAGGCGCTCTGGAAATTGGCGACGGCGCTGGAGGAAAAAGACAAGAAACTCGCCCTGGAAGCGTTTCGTTCGTTGCGGAGCGGTTTTTATGCGGCGCGCAGTTTTTACACCCCCGGAAAAGAATGGATCGCCCGTTCGGATCAAAAGATCGCCTCCTTGATGGCGCAGGAGCCTCCTTATTCAGAGGCCGATAAAAAGAAAACGGTCGAGCAGCGAACGGAGGAGGCATTGGCGATCTTGAAGCGACCTCTGAAACCACACACAGGGTGGTCGATCGTCCTCGAAATCGGATTTTGGGGGTGGGTGGCCGGGGTGCTTCTTTTTATCATGACCGGGTTTAACGCGGAAAACCGGGTGATCCCCAAGCGGGGCCTTCTCCTGGGGGGATGGATTGTCTTCTTCTATGCGCTCTGGATCGTCGGAATGATGAATGCGTAA
- the secE gene encoding preprotein translocase subunit SecE, which produces MVKIAGIDAEKATAETEVEKKMIKRFFQTISDFFKDVKSELSKVTFPSKSETIGSTTVVIVFTVIVSVFLAVVDLILVRLLRLVV; this is translated from the coding sequence GTGGTCAAAATCGCCGGAATCGATGCCGAGAAGGCAACGGCGGAAACTGAGGTAGAGAAAAAAATGATCAAGCGGTTTTTCCAAACCATCAGCGATTTCTTTAAAGACGTTAAGAGCGAACTTTCAAAGGTCACCTTCCCCAGCAAAAGTGAGACGATCGGGTCGACAACTGTGGTGATTGTTTTTACTGTGATCGTTTCCGTTTTCCTAGCCGTTGTGGATCTCATCTTGGTCCGCCTACTGCGCTTGGTCGTTTGA